From Salvelinus fontinalis isolate EN_2023a chromosome 37, ASM2944872v1, whole genome shotgun sequence, the proteins below share one genomic window:
- the fam98a gene encoding protein FAM98A gives METDIIDSLEDLGYQGPLLEDGALEAAVSGGAAAPEFTKVCAWIVSELKLYCQLEENVHATNCPSEAEGFQLEMSGLLSELACPYNVLTTGDVTQRLLNKTNCLLLITFLISELEASRMILVNKPQKAAQEAGGSVVFMELKGICVSLGMSKPPANITMFQFFSGIEKKLKEALAKVPSTHVGGPLMKKALGPVHFEKIEAINQALVNEYEVRRKMLLKRLDVTVQSFGWSDKAKKHAEKLANVYPPLRSTLATKSKVSVAHLFAAREDLSKIMRTSSGRIREKTACAINKVLMGRVPDRGGRPTEIEAPPPEMPTWQKRQDGPQGGGHYGGGGRGGSRGGYDQHSQGGRGGYERGGGYERGGRGGGGGGRGGKVQGGWSDGGGGGGGGGGGGGGGGGYQGHYQEGGGHQGGGGRGGYGGGKFQGGVQGPGYPTGGHQGGGGGYQHDNHNQDGGRHQDRGGRGGRGGRGRGDSRGRGDGRGRGQGGGWGGRGGQNLNQGGQFEQFFQQGGQQYNQAGFSQGSKNYTS, from the exons ATGGAGACAGATATTATTGACTCACTGGAAGATCTGGG GTACCAAGGCCCTCTGTTGGAGGATGGAGCACTGGAGGCTGCGGTGAGCGGGGGAGCAGCAGCACCAGAGTTCACCAAGGTGTGTGCCTGGATCGTCTCAGAGCTCAAGCTCTACTGTCAGCTGGAGGAGAATGTCCATGCCACCAACT GTCCCAGTGAGGCAGAGGGGTTCCAGCTGGAGATGAGTGGTCTTCTGTCTGAGCTGGCCTGTCCTTATAATGTCCTCACCACAGGAGATGTCACCCAGAGGCTGCTCAACAAGACAAACTGCCTACTGCTCATCA cctttctGATCTCGGAGCTGGAGGCCTCCAGGATGATCCTGGTCAACAAGCCTCAGAAGGCAGCCCAGGAGGCCGGGGGCAGTGTTGTCTTTATGGAGCTGAAGGGGATCTGTGTGTCCCTGGGCATGTCCAAACCCCCAGCCAACATCACCATGTTCCAGTTCTTCAGTGGGATCGAGAAGAAG CTGAAAGAAGCTCTAGCCAAAGTGCCATCAACTCATGTTGGGGGTCCTCTGATGAAGAAGGCACTTGGACCAGTTCACTTT GAAAAAATCGAAGCCATCAATCAAGCACTTGTGAATGAGTATGAAGTCCGAAGGAAGATGTTGTTGAAACGTCTTGACGTGACAGTTCAGTCCTTTGGTTGGTCTGACAAAGCTAAG AAACATGCTGAAAAGCTGGCCAATGTATACCCGCCTTTGCGTTCAACCCTCGCCACAAAGAGCAAAGTCTCGGTGGCTCACCTCTTTGCTGCACGAGAGGACCTCTCCAAGATTATGCGCACAAGTAGTGGCAGGATAAGGGAGAAGACTGCTTGTGCCATTAACAAG GTTCTGATGGGACGCGTGCCAGACAGAGGTGGGCGACCCACTGAGATTGAGGCCCCCCCACCAGAGATGCCCACCTGGCAGAAGAGGCAAGACGGTCCACAGGGAGGTGGACACTATGGCGGGGGTGGACGAGGAGGCAGCAGGGGGGGCTACGACCAACACTCTCAGGGGGGCCGAGGGGGTTACGAGCGAGGAGGGGGTTATGAAAGGGgcgggaggggtggaggagggggtggcAGAGGGGGCAAGGTGCAGGGAGGCTGGTcggacggaggaggaggaggaggaggaggaggaggtggtggtggtggtggtggtggttaccaGGGTCATTACCAGGAAGGAGGTGGCCACcaagggggtggggggagaggaggTTACGGGGGTGGAAAATTTCAAGGGGGCGTCCAGGGCCCTGGTTACCCTACAGGAGGGCATCAAGGCGGAGGAGGTGGTTACCAACACGACAACCACAATCAAGATGGAGGTCGCCACCAGGACAGGGGTGGCCGAGGGGGTCGCGGGGGTAGGGGAAGAGGTGATAGTAGAGGAAGAGGTGATGGTAGGGGAAGAGGACAGGGGGGAGGTTGGGGAGGGCGAGGGGGTCAGAATTTGAACCAAGGAGGACAGTTTGAACAGTTCTTCCAGCAGGGTGGCCAGCAGTACAATCAAGCAGGCTTTAGCCAGGGGAGCAAAAACTACACTAGTTGA